A single genomic interval of Rosistilla ulvae harbors:
- the nhaD gene encoding sodium:proton antiporter NhaD produces MLTLILCIFVAGYLAIAFEHKLKINKAASALFIGVACWSIYTVEVNDLLPRDAIPDWFRQEAIAEQVENVRLHYAIDAQHLIQTGEIASILFFLMGAMTIVELVDSHEGFALITDRIRTRNKRTLLWTVGLLTFVLSAILDNLTTTIVMVSLLRKLIGDREDRLRFVGLVVIAANAGGAWTVIGDVTTTMLWIKHKVGTVEVMRELFVGSLVCLIVPLIGFARSMPGKFQPPEVDESHVAKDIRPWHQWLFLILGVLGLIGVPIFKTITHLPPYMGMMLSLSVLWVVSELVGHTLDEQTRSSTGVLPALRRVDMSSILFFLGILLAVGALGATGTLASAATWLDSVLPNRDVVAVVIGLVSSVVDNVPLVAAGIEMYDLPMNHPFWMLLAYCAGTGGSCLIIGSAAGVAAMGIEHVDFMWYLKRIAPWAVIGYLAGAAVVVAMQTFIS; encoded by the coding sequence ATGCTCACTCTGATCCTCTGCATCTTTGTCGCCGGCTATCTAGCGATCGCGTTTGAACACAAATTGAAGATCAACAAGGCAGCTAGCGCTCTGTTCATCGGTGTCGCTTGTTGGTCGATCTATACGGTTGAGGTCAACGACTTGTTGCCTCGCGATGCGATTCCCGATTGGTTTCGCCAGGAAGCGATCGCCGAACAGGTGGAGAATGTGCGGCTGCATTATGCGATCGATGCCCAGCACCTGATCCAGACCGGCGAGATCGCCAGCATCCTCTTCTTTCTGATGGGAGCGATGACGATCGTCGAGCTTGTCGATTCGCACGAAGGGTTTGCGTTGATCACCGATCGCATCCGGACCCGCAACAAGCGGACGCTGCTGTGGACGGTTGGTCTGCTGACGTTTGTCCTCTCGGCGATCCTCGACAATCTGACGACCACGATCGTGATGGTCTCGCTGTTGCGGAAACTGATCGGCGACCGGGAGGACCGGTTACGGTTCGTCGGCTTGGTTGTGATCGCCGCCAACGCAGGCGGTGCTTGGACGGTGATCGGCGACGTGACGACGACGATGTTGTGGATCAAGCACAAGGTGGGGACCGTCGAAGTGATGCGCGAACTGTTTGTCGGATCGCTTGTCTGCTTGATCGTTCCGCTGATCGGATTTGCCCGTTCGATGCCAGGCAAGTTTCAGCCGCCGGAGGTCGACGAATCGCACGTCGCCAAAGACATTCGCCCCTGGCACCAATGGTTGTTTCTGATCCTGGGAGTGCTGGGGCTGATCGGCGTTCCGATCTTTAAAACGATCACGCATCTGCCCCCTTACATGGGCATGATGTTGAGTCTGTCGGTGCTGTGGGTTGTCTCGGAATTAGTCGGGCACACGTTGGATGAACAGACGCGTTCGAGTACCGGGGTGCTCCCTGCGCTGCGGCGAGTCGACATGTCGAGCATCCTCTTCTTTCTCGGGATTTTGTTGGCCGTTGGTGCTTTGGGAGCCACCGGTACGCTCGCGTCGGCCGCGACTTGGCTCGATTCGGTGCTACCTAATCGCGACGTGGTGGCGGTTGTCATCGGGCTGGTCTCTTCGGTTGTCGACAACGTTCCGTTGGTCGCGGCGGGAATTGAGATGTACGACCTGCCGATGAATCATCCGTTTTGGATGTTGCTAGCTTATTGTGCGGGAACCGGCGGCAGTTGTTTGATCATCGGATCGGCTGCGGGTGTGGCGGCGATGGGAATCGAGCACGTCGATTTCATGTGGTACCTGAAACGGATCGCCCCTTGGGCAGTGATCGGTTACCTAGCCGGCGCGGCCGTGGTTGTCGCGATGCAAACGTTTATCAGCTAA
- a CDS encoding NAD(P)/FAD-dependent oxidoreductase — MNTQPHVVIVGGGFGGLQAAKQLRKTNARVTLVDRHNYHLFQPLLYQVATGGLSPANIATPLRAILRKQANCQVLLAEVTDFDVANKRLVLADGELTYDTLVVAAGATHSYFGNDQWAEFAPGLKTIGDATEIRRRIYLAFEAAERETDPEARKALMTFVVVGGGPTGVELAGTLSEIAEHTLARDFRNIRPQDARIMIVEGAPHVLSHYDEALSQRAADKIRQFNIEVHTHTRVTEITADHVRMSSEGCETIVPTRTVLWGAGVQANPLGKRLAAGCGLETDRAGHIPVDEFLNVVGHENIFAIGDIATCLDEEGKPLPGLAAVAMQQGGYVADAIAARVAGKGQPEPFHYKNKGTMATIGRAAAVVQIGKRQFCGFFAWLLWLFVHLLLIVQFQNRVLILFQWAWNYATFNRSARLITGEEHVVIVRQPKPTEFADEDSLTVPAGNLSADSGKG; from the coding sequence ATGAACACCCAACCTCATGTCGTCATCGTCGGCGGCGGTTTTGGCGGATTACAAGCCGCCAAGCAGCTCCGCAAGACAAACGCTCGCGTGACGCTTGTCGACCGCCACAATTACCATCTGTTTCAACCGCTGTTGTACCAAGTCGCAACCGGCGGTTTGTCGCCAGCAAACATCGCCACTCCGCTGCGTGCGATTCTGCGGAAGCAAGCGAATTGCCAGGTGCTGCTGGCGGAGGTGACCGATTTTGATGTCGCCAACAAGCGTTTGGTGTTGGCCGACGGCGAACTCACCTACGACACGCTGGTGGTGGCCGCCGGAGCGACGCACAGCTACTTCGGGAACGACCAGTGGGCCGAGTTCGCGCCGGGGTTGAAAACGATCGGCGATGCGACCGAAATTCGCCGCCGCATCTATCTAGCGTTTGAAGCGGCGGAGCGGGAGACGGATCCGGAAGCCCGCAAAGCCTTGATGACCTTCGTTGTTGTGGGTGGTGGACCGACCGGCGTCGAGTTGGCGGGAACGCTTTCGGAGATCGCCGAGCACACGCTCGCCCGCGACTTCCGCAATATCCGTCCCCAGGACGCGCGGATCATGATCGTCGAAGGCGCTCCGCATGTGTTGAGTCATTACGATGAGGCGTTGAGTCAGCGGGCTGCCGACAAAATCCGTCAGTTCAATATCGAAGTGCATACCCACACCCGAGTCACCGAGATCACCGCCGATCATGTCCGCATGAGCTCCGAGGGCTGTGAAACCATCGTTCCGACGAGGACTGTTCTGTGGGGAGCAGGGGTGCAAGCGAACCCGTTGGGCAAGCGACTGGCTGCCGGTTGTGGCTTGGAGACCGATCGCGCGGGGCACATCCCCGTCGATGAATTTCTGAATGTGGTGGGGCACGAAAACATCTTTGCCATCGGCGACATCGCCACGTGTCTCGATGAGGAGGGCAAGCCGTTGCCGGGGCTCGCCGCCGTGGCGATGCAGCAGGGCGGTTATGTCGCCGACGCGATCGCGGCACGTGTCGCAGGGAAAGGCCAGCCGGAACCATTTCACTACAAAAACAAAGGGACGATGGCGACGATCGGTCGCGCCGCGGCGGTGGTGCAGATCGGCAAACGCCAGTTTTGCGGGTTCTTTGCGTGGTTGTTGTGGCTGTTCGTCCACTTGTTGTTGATCGTGCAGTTCCAGAATCGCGTGCTGATTCTGTTTCAGTGGGCGTGGAATTACGCCACGTTCAACCGAAGTGCGCGACTGATCACCGGCGAGGAGCACGTGGTGATCGTGCGACAACCCAAGCCGACGGAATTTGCGGATGAGGACTCGCTGACAGTCCCTGCTGGCAACCTGTCCGCCGATTCTGGGAAAGGTTGA